The sequence GCACAGAATTTGGACAAAAACCTCAAAATCCTGGGCATTGATAAGAAAGAATTTGAACGCAGGTACAGCAACGAAAATGACGCCAATCAGCGGTACGAATACCTAAACGAACTTACAAATATCATTGCCAACCGCGTAAGAACGGAGCGGGAAGTCAATGCCAAAAACTGGAAAAACACTTTTTACAATGAAATGGCCGAAATCCAATCCCTGAAAATCCGTTTTGGGGGAATTACCTTCCGGATCAGTGAAAATATCAGTAAGTACAACGGCCTGATCGACAAGTATAAAGAGGCAAAGCACATCGGGCCTAGAATGAGTGATTTAGAGACGAAGCTCAACAGTCTAAAAAGTGCCTTTGATACAGCCTTTAATCCCTTGGAGTATATCAATGCGGCCAATAAAATGTATAAAGTGGATTGATGGAGGCTCTAAGGTGTGATCATTGCAAGAACGAGGGTGATTGACACTTTTTTCCACATGAGAATATCACTAAAAGCCAAGGACGGGGAATTCCCCGTCCTTGGCTTTTTTTAGTCTTCCGCTTGTAGGCGATGTTTGAGCAGTTTCACTCGTTCCGTAATGGCGTGTTGACGGATGTCAAAATTATCAGAGGTAGCTTTGAGGAAATCAGCAATGGCACCTTGGTGGGTTCGGATTTTTCCATCTTCGAGTCCCACATACTTTAACGTAGTCCAAAGGACATTTTTCAATTCCCTTTTGCTGTCATCGGTCATGAAATACTCAACTACCACCGTGTTTTCATCATGCCATAATATGCGGCTCATTATCCGGACCCATTCACCTACCATGGCGGGTCTTACATAGGAGATGTTGTGGTTGTAGACGACCCAAGCTGCTTGGTATTTTTTGATCATATCGAACATTTCGATGCCGTAAAGTTTGGGTACCTGATCCTCACGGGCATTGAAATAATAGTCGAAATATTTGGCATTGTTCAGGTGCCTTAATGGATCACAATCCTGAAAACGGATCAAGGACCGGCTTTCTGTTTCCTTGGGGTAATGCTTATCTGGGTTATACTCAAACATAATTGGTGAATAGGGTTTTAAAATTGAAATGATTAGCGGGGCTGACGCGTTGCAGCCTCTTCAGTGGATCAATTAGGGGGTAGTTAGGCGCTTCTATGACCTAATAGCGTTCACGCAAAATCTGCATATGATGCTTGAAATGTCCTGGAATGATGTACAGAAAAGAACGGACGCTCATGGTGTAATCGTTTGCCGTACCCGTGTAGGTGTAAGCATCCTCGGGAAGGGACCGGAAAAAACTGCGGATGACATAACGTGTCAGTTCAAATTCCTCCAACAGCTCGGCAAGTGGACGGTCGTTGAACTTGGCAGCTTTCACATATGCTTCCTGATCCATGCCCGGCAATGGCTGTTTGTCCTTCCTGGCAATGGACAGTGCCCGGAAGAGCATGACCTTTTCGGTGTCATTGATGTGGCCGATGACTTCTTTTAAGCTCCATTTACCATCTTCATAACTTTTGGAAGCAGCTTCATCGGACATGCCTTCAAAATACTTCCTAAATTCTTCCACTTGCGAAAGTAGCAGCTTTTCGACATTTTCCCCGCGGACTTTGGAAACATAGGTGTCATAAAACGGTCCGTATTCTTCCATTTCTGGAATTAGTTTTTCGTTCATGTAATTATCTTTTTATTTCTAAAGGGATACTATAAATTTAACGTAAACTAACACACAACCCGTTACTCATGAAGAAAATTTTACTCATTATCCTAATCATGGTACCCTTTTCGGTGTTTTCACAAGTGCAAATAATGCATCAAAACACAGAAATAGCGGACATGGTTCAGGAAATTTCACCAAGTAAATTAGAAGAATACATCCAAGGTTTGGTAAGTTTTGGGACACGCCATTCTCTTAGCGTGGATCAGGAAGGACGCGGAATCGAGGCCGCCAGACAGTATGTCTTATCGACGTTTGAATCGTTTGAGGAGGCTTCAGGGGGAAGGCTTTCGGCAAAGATCGACTATTTTACCGTGGAGAAGGATGGACGAAGGATCCCAGAAGATGTCCGCATGGGCAATGTGATGGCTACGCTGAAGGGAACGGATCCAGCTGACGACCGCATTTTTATTGTCAGCGGTCACTTGGATAGCAGGGTCTCGGATATAATGAATGCAGAAAGTGACGCTCCCGGCGCAAATGATGACGGTTCAGGTGTGGCGGCATTGATGGAAATGGCTCGCATAATGAGCAAAAGGAGCTTTTCTGCCACCATCATTTTTGTGGCCGTTTCAGGTGAGGAGCAAGGGCTTAAGGGAGCTGCTCATTTAGCCAGGAAGGCCAAAGAGGAAGGTTGGAACCTGGCTGCAATGATCAATAACGATATGATCGGGAACAGTGCCTCAAGTGGCACCCAGTTACGGGACAATACCCGCGTAAGAGTGTTTAGCGAAGGAGTTCCCTTGCATGAAACGGAAGAAATGGCTAAACTCCGCCAATACACCAACGGAGAAAATGACAGTAAATCCAGGCAATTGGCCCGGTATATCAAAGAGATTGGTGAGCGATATGTAGCCCAATTGGAAGTTAAGTTGGTTTACCGCAATGATCGGTTTTTGCGTGGCGGGGACCATACGCCATTTTCCAAAGAAGGTTTTACAGCGGTCAGAATCTGTGAATATAATGAAAATTATACCCAGCAGCATCAGGACCTGCGTACCGCTGATAAGGTGCAATATGGAGATTTACCAGAACATATTGATTACGAATACCTACGCAAAAATTCAGGGGTGAACTTGGCCGTGCTGGCCAGTTTGGCGTCAGCACCTTCGGTGCCCCAAGAAGTAGGGATTGATGTGAGTGAACTGACCAATAGTACCACCTTACGTTGGGAAGAACCCGAAAATGGGAAGGCAAAAGGCTATTATGTCCTGATGAGAGAAACCAGTTCTCCTGTTTGGGAGAAGAAGTTTTTTACGGATGCCTTGTCCATGACTCTTCCTTACAGCAAGGATAATTACTTTTTTGCCGTGCAGGCAGTGGGAGAGGGCATGGTGGAGAGCAGAGCGGTATTTCCTGCACCCGTAAGGTAGCGGGGTTGGTTTTGGTCTTAAAACAATTCGATTTAACCTTCCTGCGTAAGTGGGAAGGTTTTTTTGACTAGCAATTGGTTCCTTTTAATCCAGTCTAGTAATTCTTGCATCTCAAAGTGAGAATCTTAACTTTACCGCAGCATTTTCATTAATGCCAAGATTATCATAAAAACGCTAAAGAAAACATATGAATCCATTATTGGAAAAATTCAATACGCCGTATGATACGGCTCCATTTGATAAAATCAAGAATGAAGATTTTTTGCCCGCCATTGAAGAAGCGATTCAGGAGGCAAAAGCAGAAATCGCCACCATAAAAGCCACCGAAACGCCTACTTTTTCCACCGTGATTGAGGCGCTAGATCGATCTGGTGAGCGGTTGGACATTGTTTCCAGCATTTTCTTTAACCTCAATGCTGCCGAGACCAACGACGATATTCAAAAGCTGGCCAGGGAAATTTCCCCGATACTCACAGCGTATTCCAATGATATTCTCCTAGATCAGGAGCTGTTTGCACTGGTAGATGAAGTGTATCAGCAGAAAGCGGTGCTTGACTTGGATGAAGAGCAAGAAACCCTTTTGGATAAAACCTACAAGTCATTTGTCCGAAATGGAGCCAATCTTTCGGAAGAGGACAAGCAAAAACTCAGGGAAATCGATAAAGAACTTTCCCAAAAGAGCCTAGCCTTTGGTGAAAATGTCTTGGCAGAAACCAATAAGTACGAATTGGTGGTGGAGAATGAAGAAGATCTGTCGGGATTGCCGGAAGGCATCAAAGAGGCCGCCGCCCAGACTGCAGCCGATAAAGGCAAAGAAGGAAAATGGGTGTTTACCTTGGCCTTTCCGAGCTATGTGCCCTTCATGACGTATGCAGACAATCGGGCCTTGCGACAGGAGCTGTTTATGGCCTATAATACCAAGTCCTGCAAAGGTGACGAGCTGGACAACCAGCAAATTGTGAAAGAAATCTTGGATTTGAAGAACCAGCGGGCAAACCTGTTGGGGTATCCGCGATATGCTGATTTTGTCCTGGAAGAGAGAATGGCCAAAAGCGCTCCGGAAGTCCAGAAGTTTCTAGGAGATTTATTGGAAAAAGCCCGGCCAAAAGCGCAGGAAGAATTGGAAGAGTTGACGGCGTTTGCCCAACAGCAGGGTGGTCCCGAGGTGTTGCAGAAATGGGATTTCGGGTACTATTCAGAAAAGCTGAAGAAGGCTAAATTTGAAGTGGACGATGAGCTGACCAAGCCTTATTTTGAGTTAGAGAATACCATTCAAGGAGTGTTTAAGACGGCCGCTAAACTTTATGATTTGGAGTTTATAAAGAACGAAGCAATTCCTGTTTACCATGAAGAAGTGGTGGCCTATGAAGTGAAAGATGCCAATAGTGGCAAGCACTTGGCAGTGTTTTATGCGGACTTTTTCCCAAGGGCAGGAAAGCGAAATGGTGCCTGGATGACAGTTTACCGGGGGCAGTCCAAGATAGATGGGGAGGACAAACGGCCTCATATTTCCATCGTCTGTAATTTTTCCCGACCCACAAAAAGCACCCCTTCCCTGCTGACTTTCAATGAGGTGACCACACTGTTCCATGAATTTGGTCATGCCTTGCATGGGATGTTGGCCAATGGCACCTACAGTTCCCTGTCTGGAGCAAATGTCTATTGGGATTTTGTAGAGTTGCCTTCGCAAATTTTTGAAAATTGGTGTTATGAAAAAGAATGTCTGGACCTTTTTGCCAGTCATTATAAAACAGGAGAAAAGATCCCTGAAGCGTTGGTGCAGCGGATTCGGAAGGCGGCGAATTTCCATCAAGGCTATCAAACCTTGAGGCAGGTGAGTTTTGGCCTGTTGGACATGGCCTATTACAGTGCTGATCCAGCGGAAGTAGGGTCACTGTTTGCCTTTGAGAAGAATGCCATGAAGGCAACTGAACTCCTGCCATCAGTGGAGGGCATCATGATGTCTACCTCGTTTTCGCATATTTTCCAAGGTGGATATGCTGCAGGATATTATAGTTATAAATGGGCAGAGGTACTGGATGCCGATGCTTTCGAGCTATTCCTTGAAAATGGCATATTCGATCCAGTGACAGCCACGTCTTTTAAAGACAACGTCTTATCTGCAGGAGGACGAGTGCATCCCTCAGTGCTGTATGAGCGTTTCCGCGGAAGGGCACCAAAACCTGACGCCTTGCTGAAACGGGCAGGACTGCTTTAAGATCATAAAGGTCCAGTTTCAGCAGGACTTTTGCCCACAACATGTAAAGCATAAAATTTGAACAACCACCATTACTGGCTTTTTTGCGCTAGTGGGTGGTTGTTTGCGTTTATTCCTTAGGCAAACCTTGGGGCCGGGGATCAGGGTAACATGGGCTCGACTTATTTTTAGTATTATAAATGTCATTGCGTACCCTTTTTCCAACCCTAAATCTCACCCTAAGCCTCGCAGTGACGGTTTGATAATCGAACTGAGGTGGGCATGTTTTTTGGATCAAGGAATATTTTCGGGGGCGATAAATTTTGATATTTATCGGAACAATGATTCGCCACTAAGTTTCCAGGCACAAAGTAATTTTAAATTACTATCAGCGCAGACTACAGCATCCACTTGGTGCCTTCGGGACAGTTTTATGTAGCCTGGGTTATAGGATAGTTTGATCCAAGAATACCCTGATTTGGGTTTATGGAATAGGTAACGAATTATGTGTTTTTATGCGAAATAGAAAATTTTGAAATTAATTTGTTGAATTATTTGTAAAATAAAACAGGTGTTGTTACCTTTACATCATAAAGAAAAGACAAAAGGTCTTTCAGATACTGTAGGGTGATGAAATTGGCAGACATGCCCCCCTGTCTCGGGGGTGGGGAGCCTTGGATAAAGCAGACATGGAGCTCGTGTTTTGCCTAACTACCCCGTGGAGGTTCGAGTCCTTCTCCTACAGCAGGTTATTTTGGGTTTATTGTTAATTGACTAAAGCTATGAGATATTATTTCATAGCTTTTTTGTTTTATGGGGTAGGCAGGATGTAGAATGGATCAAGCCGAAAAGTTGGGGGCTTTTTACACCATAATGAAAATTGGCAGTTCTTCCAGGATAAATACTTTTAAACTGTTAGTAAAGAGATGTCAGCCTGAATTAAAGAACTTCAAGGGGCTAAAAGCGATTTCCCTGATGGTTTTCAAGTGTGGCAAACGCTTTTAGTGCTAATTTCGTGTAGAGGAGCTATCATCCGTGCCACTGGCACTCCTTCGGGAGGTTGAGGAGCGCTTAAGTTCCTGCGGATGAATCCGCAGGTTACAAAATTTATCGTGCCGCAGGCACTTTGCCCCGATTTGTACATTGGAAACCGCAGTAGCCTATCTTACCGAATGGCGGAATAGGCTGAAAGAATGATTTGCTGATTTGGATCGTACAAGCCGTCGCAGCTATCTGCTCATGTATGGTGGTTGGCTTGGTTGAGGTTAAACGCTGAATATGCGCTAGTAACTGAGTATCCTGCCTAATCCGCCCTTGGCGGAGGGTCATATAGAAGTTGTAGGTGAGAACCTGCACCAAAAATGATTACACACAAAAGGGTAAGTTCCGTAGGAACGGCAGTTATAAATGCAAATAGGAACAATTTTTTTAAAAGTCGTTTGCCCGTGGAGGAAGCATATCGTTTTATCGGTATGAAATTTTCTTTTATAAGACCAGGTCAACATTCCTCCCCCCCAGAAATATGGCTAGATCCCTATTTAGTGGGTAAATCTATTCCATGTCACTGCTAGTTGCTAGGCCGCGGATGAACGTTGGTGAACCGAGAAATGGCTTTTACACCATTGCAAGCTGTGTTCATCCTTTTAGCTGTGGCTATAGGAGTTTTATGCTTGCCATGGGCCATGCTTCTTGGAATGTTTCTAAGACGTTGTAATTTGCAGGTTCAAGAAGTAAATTGATGCCATGAAGCCCCTTTTGTTTAAAGTCGCCAAAACCAATGAAGAAACCGTCCGGATTTTGCAAGAGGATTACCCTTACTTTTTTGACAAGTTGCATTATCATGCCGAGACACAGATTATGGTGATCGTGGCAGGGGAAGGTACCTACTTTATTGGCGATGCTATCGGGAACTTTAAGGCGGGAGATGTATTTGTTCTTGGTGCTAATTTGCCTCATTTCTTTAGGAGTTCCCATCCGTATTATAGCACGTCATCTACTTTGCGGTCCAAGAATATATCGATCCTTTTTGCATTGGCATCCATGGGCGAGAGGATCCTTGAGTTGCCGGAGTTTTATGCGGTAACGAAATTATTGGATCGAAGTAAACGGGGCTTAAAGCTAGAAGGGAAAGCAAGACAAAAAATATACGCTGCTGCCCATCGGATGGCTCAAAAGGAAGGGTTGCCACGCATTATCTACCTGCTTAAGCAGCTCCATAAACTGTCCATGAGTGAGGAGCTGATACCGTTAAGCCATATTAATTTTGAGCCGACAGAATTGCCTGCAGATACCAAAAAGATCAATGTCGTGATCAATTATATCATGATGAATTTTAATAAAGATATCGTGGTTTCCGATGCGGCCAATGTGGCCAACCTTAGCATCAATGCTTTTTGTCGTTTTTTTAAACTCCATACCAGGAAAACTTTCTCCATGTTCTTAAATGAGGTTCGTATTGGACATGCCTGCAAAATGTTGATTGAAGAAGGCTTTAGTGTCAAGGAAATAGCTTTCCAAAGTGGGTATTATAATATTTCCTATTTCAATAGACAGTTTAAGCAAATCACAGGAATGACCCCTTCTGAATATTCCAAAGCCCACCGAGCAAGGCATAATAAAATGGATTAGTGATCAGGTGTAAATGGTTATAAATGAAGTTAATGTGTGTCCTTTTAGATCTACAATGCTAAAAGTGTCACCGATTAAAGGTTAAGATAAAATCTGTTCAAGGAGTTTATGGCTAAAAGAACACTTAATTGGCCGTAGTTCTGGCATGCCCTATGATAGGATATTGGGTTAATGTTTTTAGTGAAAATTACTTTTTCATGGCTATTCAGTGCAAAAATTTATAATTCTTACCATCTTATGAATATTTCTCCCCACTAACCGGATTCATTTTTTTAGCTTTACTATAAGTGGTAATGTGGCTGATATACTTGCTGCTCATTAAAATTAGGATCAACATTTATCAACATTCATTATGAAAAAATTCAAATTACTTCCCGTATTGTTTTCGGTAGTTGTAATACTGATAAGCAGTCATTTTGTGGCGGCGCAGGTGAAAAGTGATCATGATAAGGAGACCGACTTTTCCATGTACAAAACCTACTCTTTTGAAGGATGGCAAAAGAACAGTGATCAGCAGCTCAATGAGTTTGATAAAAAGCGCATCCTTCAGGCACTTAAGTCAGAATTCGAGGCAAGGGGTATGGTCCATTCTGAAGATAATGCAGATGCAAAAATAGCCCTCTACGTTGTACTTGACCAAAAAACCAGTACTACTGCTTATACCGATTTCATGGGCGGTTATGGCTACGGTCCGCGATGGGGCTGGGGATTGGGGGCTGGTAATGTAACGGCCACCACCACTTACAGTGATGACGATTATACAGAAGGGACTTTGGTGGTAGACATGTACGACGTTGACAGCGATAAGCTTGTTTGGCAAGGGATTTTAACTTCAAGGGTGACCGAAAAGCCTGAGAAGCGGGACAGGACCATCCCAAAGAACATCAAAAAGCTTATGAAGAAATTTCCGGTAGATAAGATGTAAGC comes from Echinicola vietnamensis DSM 17526 and encodes:
- a CDS encoding DinB family protein is translated as MNEKLIPEMEEYGPFYDTYVSKVRGENVEKLLLSQVEEFRKYFEGMSDEAASKSYEDGKWSLKEVIGHINDTEKVMLFRALSIARKDKQPLPGMDQEAYVKAAKFNDRPLAELLEEFELTRYVIRSFFRSLPEDAYTYTGTANDYTMSVRSFLYIIPGHFKHHMQILRERY
- a CDS encoding AraC family transcriptional regulator, translated to MKPLLFKVAKTNEETVRILQEDYPYFFDKLHYHAETQIMVIVAGEGTYFIGDAIGNFKAGDVFVLGANLPHFFRSSHPYYSTSSTLRSKNISILFALASMGERILELPEFYAVTKLLDRSKRGLKLEGKARQKIYAAAHRMAQKEGLPRIIYLLKQLHKLSMSEELIPLSHINFEPTELPADTKKINVVINYIMMNFNKDIVVSDAANVANLSINAFCRFFKLHTRKTFSMFLNEVRIGHACKMLIEEGFSVKEIAFQSGYYNISYFNRQFKQITGMTPSEYSKAHRARHNKMD
- a CDS encoding acyl-CoA thioesterase → MFEYNPDKHYPKETESRSLIRFQDCDPLRHLNNAKYFDYYFNAREDQVPKLYGIEMFDMIKKYQAAWVVYNHNISYVRPAMVGEWVRIMSRILWHDENTVVVEYFMTDDSKRELKNVLWTTLKYVGLEDGKIRTHQGAIADFLKATSDNFDIRQHAITERVKLLKHRLQAED
- a CDS encoding DUF4136 domain-containing protein codes for the protein MKKFKLLPVLFSVVVILISSHFVAAQVKSDHDKETDFSMYKTYSFEGWQKNSDQQLNEFDKKRILQALKSEFEARGMVHSEDNADAKIALYVVLDQKTSTTAYTDFMGGYGYGPRWGWGLGAGNVTATTTYSDDDYTEGTLVVDMYDVDSDKLVWQGILTSRVTEKPEKRDRTIPKNIKKLMKKFPVDKM
- a CDS encoding M28 family metallopeptidase, which codes for MKKILLIILIMVPFSVFSQVQIMHQNTEIADMVQEISPSKLEEYIQGLVSFGTRHSLSVDQEGRGIEAARQYVLSTFESFEEASGGRLSAKIDYFTVEKDGRRIPEDVRMGNVMATLKGTDPADDRIFIVSGHLDSRVSDIMNAESDAPGANDDGSGVAALMEMARIMSKRSFSATIIFVAVSGEEQGLKGAAHLARKAKEEGWNLAAMINNDMIGNSASSGTQLRDNTRVRVFSEGVPLHETEEMAKLRQYTNGENDSKSRQLARYIKEIGERYVAQLEVKLVYRNDRFLRGGDHTPFSKEGFTAVRICEYNENYTQQHQDLRTADKVQYGDLPEHIDYEYLRKNSGVNLAVLASLASAPSVPQEVGIDVSELTNSTTLRWEEPENGKAKGYYVLMRETSSPVWEKKFFTDALSMTLPYSKDNYFFAVQAVGEGMVESRAVFPAPVR
- a CDS encoding M3 family metallopeptidase, translating into MNPLLEKFNTPYDTAPFDKIKNEDFLPAIEEAIQEAKAEIATIKATETPTFSTVIEALDRSGERLDIVSSIFFNLNAAETNDDIQKLAREISPILTAYSNDILLDQELFALVDEVYQQKAVLDLDEEQETLLDKTYKSFVRNGANLSEEDKQKLREIDKELSQKSLAFGENVLAETNKYELVVENEEDLSGLPEGIKEAAAQTAADKGKEGKWVFTLAFPSYVPFMTYADNRALRQELFMAYNTKSCKGDELDNQQIVKEILDLKNQRANLLGYPRYADFVLEERMAKSAPEVQKFLGDLLEKARPKAQEELEELTAFAQQQGGPEVLQKWDFGYYSEKLKKAKFEVDDELTKPYFELENTIQGVFKTAAKLYDLEFIKNEAIPVYHEEVVAYEVKDANSGKHLAVFYADFFPRAGKRNGAWMTVYRGQSKIDGEDKRPHISIVCNFSRPTKSTPSLLTFNEVTTLFHEFGHALHGMLANGTYSSLSGANVYWDFVELPSQIFENWCYEKECLDLFASHYKTGEKIPEALVQRIRKAANFHQGYQTLRQVSFGLLDMAYYSADPAEVGSLFAFEKNAMKATELLPSVEGIMMSTSFSHIFQGGYAAGYYSYKWAEVLDADAFELFLENGIFDPVTATSFKDNVLSAGGRVHPSVLYERFRGRAPKPDALLKRAGLL